The nucleotide window gttccactttgctaacctgatggcacggttcaagttggctctcgatgttctcagtgcctccttgtcaccagacttgaaggctgagttctgtGCTTTTAGTGCTCGGTGAACCTCGCCGGCCTCGCCCACCTTGGATCTGCAGGGATATACATACCCCTGCAGAGTTAGATTTGTTTGTTCTGACTGAACATGATGATGTgtgtcaaaataatgatgatGTGTGTCCTTGGCCTTGTCATCTGGGCAAAGAAGAGGACTTGTGGCGTTAGAAGAAAGAGCACTTGAATTGTTGGGTCAAAATGATTTTGtggcaaaaaaagaagatcAAGACCCAAGAACACCATCCTCATGGTCAAGCATGGTGTTGGGCACGTAATGGTTTTGAGGTTTTCTTTTGCCAATTTCATAGACAATCTATGCGCTGCAGCCGGCACCCTGGACAAAGAAGACTACGTCAAGATTCTCAACAACAACATCGAGCAGTCTGCTGATAAACTTAGTCTTGGGCAACATTGGACATTTCAGCATGCTGAGGACCCCTCCAAAAAAAGTGGTGTAGAAATGGCTAGCAAACAGTTTTGGACAGGCCTAGCTACATTCTCATCTTGAACCTATGGAAGGAGCTAACGATTAGGGTAAAGGCGTGAAGGCCTTCCAGCCCAAAATAGTGAATATGGACAAAGATATGAagtgaaaacatgttaaaaaggtGGTTAGCAATTATGATAAGAGCATGGTTGCTctaaaggggacatattatcCAAAATTCCCTTTTTGTAGTCCTTGAGCTCATTTTGGTGTGTCATttgagtctctaggaatgcagaacaTTTGAATGTAGCCTGTCCAAGTGTAGATATCTCAATATTCTGTTGAGATCATCAGAAAACAGCTTCTTggtagaaagaaaacaattgaTTAAGTcgagtgtataaataattttgggcttaGCTGTAGCTTCAGTTTTCTTGGAATAACAGTTCAGTTTCTGCAAAGCAAACAGGTTTAGTTCAAATGCAATCATTGCTTATCTCATTCATCCTGTGAAGTGTGAtggacttttgttttttttctcctgcaagGTCCCTGTAAGTTACCAATACAGGAGGCGGGTATACCTCCACGAGACCGCTGAACGGGTGCAGACTGAGCAGCGAGCTGTGGACACGTCAGACCTGGGAGCCAGTGAGGAGGACTGGTTTTCGGATGAAGCTGAAGCAACCCTGCTAGGCTACGCTGAGATGGCAGTCATAGGTCACAAGGTAGAGACTGATCTGGTAATCGTTGCCTTttgtaaaggttttaaaaacctCTTGAATATCTCTTCCTTTGCCAGATCAGTGAGACAAAGGCAGCAGACGGGCTCTACGTGGACGTCGGAACACAGACGCACTCTTtccggacggctcccttcaagCAGAAGACGACCCTGGCGGAAACGTTGGGCGACCGACCGCCGCGGcttcttctgcagcttcagACGGAGAGTGTGAACAGCAGaaacaacagaaccagctgCGCGTTCACCTTCCTCTGCGGTCACACCTTTCACCGCAGAGAGTTCGCCACGCACTACAGGTGTGAGTTAGACTCAGGCGTAGCGGTTCAGGGGCAGAGGCGCGAAAATCAGGTGCGGTTTCACGGTCGTTTTGTCTTTCCAGGAACGTGCACAGTGATATCCAGATGTGTCTGAGTGATTGGTTTGAACAGCGGTGCCCCCTGGCGTATCTGGGCTGCACCTACAGACAGAGCAGGTTTCATCCGTCCACTCAGAAGGCCACTGTCACCTACAAGTGAGAACGCCTGTTAATTATCATGTTatatagctgctgctatcacatctgtgtTATCAGCTTtcatgatttcatctttgaaagaagacgAGCAAGAAGAGCCTTGATAAGCTTACCTTGTTGTGTTTTTCATGACACCTGATGCCTACATTTTAATTccataccgtgattggctaaaaccaacgtttggtaggtgggcactaggtgtcgcttcatccaatcagctcggaTAGTTCTGCTGAATATTGTTCCAAATGGATACGATGGGAGCAGAGAGTGCCACACATTATCAAGCTGGTTGCCAGGTTAATTTACGGTGGGTCTAGATGTTCTGCTGACCTCTTAAGGCATTTGgttacacagcattttattttaggtAATCAGAGTAAAATGGATTAAATgtaaatgcacgccacacttttcagatttttttgttgtggaAAAATTCTTTAAACATGAGGGTTTATTTTTCATACTCAAACTTTGTAAGGCCTTTCTCAACTTGTACAGTGCCTAAACTGCTAGTCTTGTTATCAACTAACATAAATGTCATGGAAGATGATATGGATGGGAAAATTTGAGAGTAAATTAATCTGGGCCTgagtaaatgagatttaaatgcccaaaaaataaattccaccttaaaaaaaaacagatgtttgtaaacaaaacCTCTTACTTTTGCTGTAAAGAAGGAACTAAACACAATAAATTGTATATACAACATCTTGGTTACATCTATAGCCAATTTGGCGTCCACACAATAAGCAATTGAGAAGGTATACATGTTTAGATTGAAACAAATCCAGGCAGACCTCTACTGTTTTGTGCCATATTGGCACAGTTTTTGAAATTTGAAATTTAttcttgaaattgaaaatgtgggatacaattatatatttgATCATAAAACTACAGCCCACCCCAACccgagaaaaacaaaatattttgtcaGCACTCTTTGTTTACACACTCCAACAACTATATATACAAATTATAAATACCCTTTTACCCTCGAGTGGTCAGCTGAAAGTTTTCAGAGTTATGCCAATGAGTTTGACTTTGATGGATTCTGTGTCTCGTTGGCTTTCATTAGCAATGCATCCTTTAACTTGGTCATAAATTGCCACGTGTGTTGGCAAAACCAGGCCCGCCAAAACACCGGCTTGGTCATAAATTGCATTTTGGCTATCTGAGTGCCTTTTTGCATGGTGTTTGAGCTGTGGTCAGTGGATAAACTATAAGAATAAACTATAAGAATAATTACATTGAGCTTATTGACTTAAATCCTAATTTGCCACTGGACAGTTTCACTGTTTCCTTTGCTTCTCACAGTCAGCAGCTGAAGTGTCTCAACTTGCGTCCGGATGTCCTTCCCTCTCTGGACTCCTCTGCTGCTCAGAGGAGGAGTAAAAGTCAAGCGGGACACGGGGAAGACTGGCTGAGCCGGCTGCCCTACGAGGTGCTGTGCCATATAGCCAGCTTCCTGGACAGCCTGTCCCTGTCCCAGCTGGCACTGGTGTCCTGTCTCATGAGGCAGGTGTGCTCCTCTCTGCTGCGGGACAGAGGGATGGTGACCCTCCGCTGGGAGAGGACAAACGCCTCACACGTGGGAGCCAAGTGGAGGTCCAGACCTGTGAGAAGCACAAACCATCGCAAGCCGTTATCAGTGTTTACGTCTTCTGTCCTCGTGACTCTGCTTCCGTCTCCTTCCAGGTGTGGGAGTTCAGTCATCTGTTCTCTACAGTGGACGCATGGTGCCTGGCTGATGTTCCTCCCATTTCTGCTCATCTGAAAGTCTGTCCGTACTACCAGACGACTGAGCACGGGGAGCCGGTTCCCCTCCCCTTCCTCATTGAGAAACAGGAGAAGAGTCCGAAGAATTCAAGCCTCCTCAATCATTTTACGGGAAGAAGATGACAACAATCCagatgtgaaaataaaagacTCTGCTTCCTGCATTAAGTTAAATCAATTTCTATTTAAATGTAGCATTACATCTAGGATTGGGTATTGAACCCAAGCAACCATCCTGGTTTGTTGCAACCTAAAACCCCAGTGCCCTCCCTCCTCTAAAGAAGCACCGATGCCTCACCACTGAGGCACACAGGTTACAGCTGTATCTGTGAGCTTTTGACGCTCCAAGAGGAGAAACACTTTTAAATTTACTAAGTTAACCACTTAGTTTGCAGCAGATCTGTGTTAAATTGTCCAACCTCCTACAGACTTTGTTGCACACTGATGTATCCCACAGCACTCTGATAAAACGACTgcagcaaaaacagcaaaaaaaaaaatgatgtctcACTTCCTGTTAGATGATTCATTTACAACAATTCCCGGTTGCCCATTTGAATGAATGTGTTTTGATGAGTtgcttttatgtatttatttttttatttgcaacatTAGTTGAAGAGCTCAGAGTCTAAAAGCCTTCTTAGGTTCCCCTTTGGTACAGAGATTTCTTCTATCACCAGATCCAACTGTCTTGCAAATTTAACACTGAAAGAAAGAACTTCtcactttttttactttttttaacaatgcatACCTTCTTTTGATGTAGTTATTTTGAAGAGAGGGAAATAGCAATCATTAGAAATGTTGTATGCTCTCAAAGGCATTTTTAGAACTCCTTATTGTTCATTTCTGGTGGCCACCCTAGCTCCATTTCTTGTGGAAATTGTCACAATGTCAAAGCCTGAATCATGCAAACTGCTGCTAGAAACATTGGTGAAAGAATGGGTTGATCTCAGAAGCTCAGTGAATCAAGGAGTTGGGATGGACCCTTCAGCATACTTCAGTATTACAAGACCTTTTGGGCTTGTCGTGCTCCCAGCTATATGTGGATAGTTTGAGGGTGGCTCCTTCCTGTTCCAACACCACTGTGCACCATGCAGTGCACAAAACACAGTCAATAAAAACATGGATGAaaaaggctacgttcacactgcagggaatgcgacccaaatccgtTTTGTTTGCCCATATGTGAAACcaatatctgtcttttttacggcagtgtgaacggcccaattctgatctttaaaaaaaaaaatcagatttgtgccacttccattcGTGGTACTAATTTGGAAtacaatcagatttttttcagtgtccgcaatctgaacggtcatgtcgcattttacCAGTGTTTCACGTcactcctgtctctcactacacacCAACACGCAGCACTAGTTACCATTGCTAATAGCTGTGCCGCTTTCTTTTTACCTTACttcgtcttgctatgatgtgggcTTGGTGTTGTTgcctcccattgctcaacagccttataataataacaaggagagatgcgaGCCATCATACACACTTTTTTTGTTGACAAAGCTTTATTGAACAATCACCTTTACTTCATAGTGCTGttctgtgacgtctccttctgttgtCTGCGCATGCGGGTTGCTTTGTGGTCTTGAACCATTCAGAGAAGTCTGATGACGAACGCATTTAATAGTACAATGAACAGccaactaaaaaacaaaaaaaaaacagccaggcctcatcttgCAACATTAGCGTCCGCCCTTACAAATGCACATCTGGATGAACGGTTGTAAATTCAAAGAAACACACCCCTACACATTCTGAAAAGCCCTTTTCCAGAAGAGTAGAAGCTGTCGCAGCTGCAAAAGGTTGGGCTGAGATCAAATTAAACCTtgtggaataaaaataaagtgtcaTTCAAGTTCACCTATGGATAGACAGATGAGTTAACACCTTTGGCTATATGTCAAAAAGTATTACGGTAACGTTTtgtatgaaacaaaataataataataataataaggcgTTAATATTTAGtatgtctgtgaacactggcATGTTTTCAGAAGGCCAAAATTAAACTCAGGCTCACTGTCTTATTGGCAGCACTATAATAaagcccctcctcctcctcatccttcGCCGTCTTGGTGGCACTAATAACCCCTCATAGCTCCGTGCTTTGTTGTGAGCGCAGCGCTGCACTGCGCGTAACAGCAGAAGGTGAAGAGTAGGTTATTTCCACTCAGCCTGATCCTGCAGGATTCATTCATGCCCCGCAGAAGGCGGACAGGGAAACATCTGGGGGAGCGTCGCAACAGCAGGACCGGGTAGCCTTGCGCAACGATCGGGCTTTTGTTCTCCGCATTTTCGCTGCTGCAAGGACAGAGACGCCGGTCCGGGACAGATCCATGAGACACGCTTTGGACCGGATACCGCTTCAGCACCACGGTAGGCCACAGAGGCAGCGAGAAAACGCTGAAAAACGCGTGAAATCAGACAGAAAACAATTGGAATGAAATCAAACGCATGAGACGGAGCCTGCTGCGCGACTGACAAACGCTGCTATTTTATTACGCAAGCCATCTGATGACTATTttcttgtgtctgtgtgtgtatatacaaaATGTGATCAGTGCACACTCTTGTGAGAGCAGTGCAAGCCGTGCGTCTGACGTCCACCCGCTAACGTCTGCTCAGGTTGCGTGAAGGTTAGGCCATGGACGCCGGGAAGCTGGAGCAGCAGGTGGCCAGCGTGGAGCGGGGGATCTGCTTCCTGAAGCAGGAGCACCTGGCCATGCTGACCGGCCTGCAGCTGGAGATCACTCACCTGAAGAGGCGCTGTCAGGGTCAGTCCCCGCTATCTCTCTGTCAGTGCTCCCCCTGGCGGGTTTTCCTGTGGGCCATAGTGGGCAGTTGCCCAGGGCATTATCAGGAAGGGGGCGTGGGCATATGAGCATCTCAAAATCGGAGTTACGCCTTGAGAGGTTGTTTATTACTGGGAagttggtgcctctgtgtgtaaaaaaaaaaaaaaaaaaaaaaaaaaaaaaaaaaaaactcatgcaCGAGGCTGAAAATAAGGAGATTAGGTTGGCCGGGCACTACCTTTAGCTACAGTGAGCCGAAAAGCTAGAAGAAATTATGCATGTGACGTTTTCTGTGGATGTTAAAGTCGACAAGAAGGGGAGGAAATAAGTGTGGGGGTTGTAGAAGGAGGGTCTTATTCATCTGATAACCGCCACTGCCTGCATATTCTCCTCCTCACACTGCAATCTCTCCTAATCTAACTCATAACTCTCCTAATCTGGCTCTGCCTTTTCTGTCGTGCAGAGCTGAGCTGTGAGCTGGACTCCAAGTTTCcagacagaaacacagcaggtaagaaattagttttaatgaataaatagcCTAAAGAACTTAACTTTCATCGTGAAGAATAAACTAAATTTCTCTGAACCAGTGCTGATGCGGCTGGTTTCTCTTTTAGATGACACAAAAAATGTAACCCTTCGTTTCAAAGTGTAAACTTCTTTGTATTTGATTCTGGTTTTATGTAGCACATaattttgaagtggaaggaaaagtgtgCGTGCTTTACAcctgtttttacaaataaaattataaaaagcaACGTGCGCTTATGCTAAtttccctttactctgataccccttgATAAATCCAGCGCAATTGCCTTCAGTAGTCATCTCAATTAGTAAAGAGTGTCAACCTTTATGCAGATTAGGTTTAAGCATAAATACAGCTGTGCTGAGAGGACATTTAAAGAGTAGCAAAGCACATCCATGCGCAAGACTGGCCCAGTCACAACGGAGAGCTAAACCAAATTTGACAacctgtggcaaaaaaaaatacacaaatgtttttagaggctTTCCATCTAATCCGACTGAGTTTTAATCATTTTGCTGAGATAAATGACCAGAAATTAGGTAGCGTACATACTCTGAAAGAAATTGActcaggctacgttcacactgcaagTCTTGGTGTTCAATTCTGATTCTCTGCCGCCATCAGACCTCTGTCTGAAAGTTTCATGACCCCAAAGCAATCTGCATGCATAggcagggttcccacgggtccttgaaatccttgaaagtttgtgaatctgaataaataaattcaaggcccttgaaagttcttgaaaacagccaaaaaaacaccttgtccttgaaagtccttgaatgtACTGAAATTGTGTCTTTAACAAAGGTAACAAAAGCCTGAGAATGATTTAAATCTATCTCTGAGCAGCTTTCTGGCAACCATGGCACTTTAAAcagaagtcaaaaactagcttaatcaaagatgaaagcaagtgaaacaaattgttataattctgaacatctgaatgctgcacttttttccataaaattccatgaaacagTAGGCTAAtatacatcttatatgtaatatagtatggcatagccatgtactgtggatataaatgtaggctatgaatatgatcaatatcaatgtaggctataaattaagtccactttcttgcattgcttctgacccaacaacttctatgccgtttagtctttttttgaatttgcattgtattaaaatatgataacctattcagcggtcacagtaggtaaatgccgccacgtgtggtccttgaatttgaggaaattggtcctggaaagtccttgaaaggtccttgaatttgatgttcaccaaggtgtgggaaccctgcaTAGGAGAAAGACATCACACAGCAGCGGATTGTTTTACAGAAGTAATAACAGATGTAAATGTTACCTGAAGTGTTGAATAaaagcttaataaaaaaaaaacaacgaaatAGTGGATACTAGCGTCTCTGTGTTATTATGAAGTTGGTAAGCAATGGGAGACTACATATTATTTCTAGATAATATTTAGACCACATTACAACAAGTCAAAGAAAGGTAGGGGGAAAAGCTCAGCTGTTAACAACGGCCTTTTGAGGAGCTGTGACTGCTACTGCTGTGGATAAGTGTGTGTGGAGTgggagccaggacagtgacgtaaaagTCAGATGACATGACTGTTCAGACTGCAGATGCTTCAAAAACTATCAGATGCGTATCTGACTTAGTAGCACATATGGATTTGGCACAAACTGGATTCTTGGGGCGCAAAAAGATCTAATTTGGGTCGGATTTGCCTGCTGTGTGAACGTAGACTCAGTGGAGCCCGATAAAGATGAATGCCACGGTTTTcctatttgtatttgtaaaaaaaaaaaaaaaatcctttacaaACAACCTTTTCCTTCCAATTCATAATGATGCAACACTTTATGTTGATCTATAATTTAAAATCTCagtaaaatgcattgaagttttTGGTGGTTgcataacaaaatgtgtgtttaaagctgctGTAAACCATGTATGAGTTCGTTTTGCGCCCCTCAGAGGAAGAAGCGGAGCTGGCAGCGCGCTGCGAGGCCGCAGAGCGCCTCCTGGAGCGCCAGCAGTGCATGATGGTCGCCGCGCGGGGGCAACTGCGAGCCGGCCGGGCGCGGGCAGTGGCGCTCGGGAGGAGCCTGAGGGAGGAGGAACGGCGTTTCCTGGAGGAGCTGAAGCGCCGTAGCCACAAGATCACGCTGCTGAATCGAGAACTTCAACGGCAAAATGTCATGACGACGACCCTTCACCATGAGCTGCACAAAGCACGATTAAAACTTTTCCAGCAGCGGCAGAGGGCAGGCTCTGCAGCAAATGTAGAGCAGGAAGATGTCAgagtagaggaggaggaggaggtagaggaagaagaagaagaggaggaggaggaagaaggttTAGACTGGCCCCTGTCTCCACATCCAGGTGCCTCCTCCGCCCAACCAGAAGGGCGACAGAGGAGGAACATCAGCGTGAGGGAGGAGCGGGTCAGAGCCTGCATCCCACAGGAGAGAGTGACATCCCCACAGAGTCCACACCCAATGCCTGACCCCGCCCTCTTCTTGGTGCCCCTCAGGTACCGCCTCCTTCGTTGGAGCCAGCCAATGAGACTTCAGGGCGGAGAAGACGGGGAGGACGAGTGGGAGGACATAGAGGACGGCAGGGTGCAGAGGAGGGTGGACATGGGTGCTGGTGAAGGGGAAACGGCtctgtgatgaagatgaagagcGTGTCCAGCGTCTACCCGCAGCATTTCGCTCTCAGACGAGACACATCCAAGGCTGTGATTGGAGGAATCTGGAGAGTAGCATATTGAAATTTTAGCTTCACAAGAAACGGTAAATCTAAACTAGACGTAGATATATTAATAGATGTGCGCAATTAAGGGACCGAAATGTTCTCAAAAAGTGTAGAGGAAGGCTTTTCAGTTTACCAGAACTGATCACAACGTTTGCCTACAATTAGCAGCATTGCCTCTGGGTCACTGAACACTTTCCACTTCCTGATCCAGCTATATGCttgtttttgtgggttttttttctttaagattgTCACTTGAAAAGAAAATTTTGTATTACCTGCACTTTATTAAATACAATATGCCTAGTTATGGCAAACCATAACTCCTGTGGTCATTTTGTGTGTTTCAAGACATTAGGGAAAACGTAAGAGGGATTCCTCTGCTGCTCGAGATCTTATTGAGACCTGATGAGGAAACAAAGAGCcagaatagtaaaaaaaaaaaaaaaaacagaaggagtCTATTTACCATTTTGAACAGCAAAGCAAACGTAGGTGCTCTGgtgagatgagaccaaaattaaactttctgATCTACTTCATAAGCTGTGCTTTATGTAGCTGAAAGCATCTCCCCTGAACATACAATCCTcattgtgaaacatggtggtggcagcatcattcaGTGGGGATGCCATTCCTCCGCATTGGAGAAGAAAGCCGGTCTGGGTTGACAGAAAGATGGATGGGGCTAAATGCGTGTCAGAACTGCAAGAAAACCGCTACAAGctccaaaagacttgagactgggggaggatcagcttccagcaggacagagaCCTAAAACACTCAGCCTGAGCCATAATGGGGTGGTTTAGATAAAAGCATGTGTCAGAatgtcccagtcaaagtcctgatCTGAAGACTTGAAAAGTAATTCattcacagatgttctcca belongs to Fundulus heteroclitus isolate FHET01 chromosome 11, MU-UCD_Fhet_4.1, whole genome shotgun sequence and includes:
- the si:ch211-274p24.4 gene encoding coiled-coil domain-containing protein 92 isoform X1 produces the protein MDAGKLEQQVASVERGICFLKQEHLAMLTGLQLEITHLKRRCQELSCELDSKFPDRNTAEEEAELAARCEAAERLLERQQCMMVAARGQLRAGRARAVALGRSLREEERRFLEELKRRSHKITLLNRELQRQNVMTTTLHHELHKARLKLFQQRQRAGSAANVEQEDVRVEEEEEVEEEEEEEEEEEGLDWPLSPHPGASSAQPEGRQRRNISVREERVRACIPQERVTSPQSPHPMPDPALFLVPLRYRLLRWSQPMRLQGGEDGEDEWEDIEDGRVQRRVDMGAGEGETAL
- the si:ch211-274p24.4 gene encoding coiled-coil domain-containing protein 92 isoform X2, with translation MDAGKLEQQVASVERGICFLKQEHLAMLTGLQLEITHLKRRCQELSCELDSKFPDRNTAEEEAELAARCEAAERLLERQQCMMVAARGQLRAGRARAVALGRSLREEERRFLEELKRRSHKITLLNRELQRQNVMTTTLHHELHKARLKLFQQRQRAGSAANVEQEDVRVEEEEEVEEEEEEEEEEEGLDWPLSPHPGASSAQPEGRQRRNISVREERVPPPSLEPANETSGRRRRGGRVGGHRGRQGAEEGGHGCW